From a single Planctellipticum variicoloris genomic region:
- a CDS encoding DUF1501 domain-containing protein produces MNTFSLPHIAGLPATRREFLQRCGAGMGALGLAGLLSDAGVKPANAAPVSPMMPHQPHFDGRAKHVIHIFLNGGASHVDTFDPKSSLTKYAGQSLPTENLRTERKTGAAFASPYKFQKYGESGIEISEIFADLGDVADELCVIRSMHADVPNHEPSLMLMNCGDARLTRPSFGSWVTYGLGTENQNLPGFIAMCPNGLPITGAQNWRSAFLPGVFQGTYIDSRHTEIEKLIENIRNDGMPRTEQRRQIDLLQELNRRHAEARANEGQLESRIHSFELAYRMQMEATDAFDVTQEPKHILDAYGPGVQARQILVARRLVERGVRFVQLWHGDGQPWDNHDDIEVNHRRLAGQCSQAIAALIKDLKQRGLLDETLILVGGEFGRTPTVELPQPGANAGKINGRDHNHHGFTVVMAGGGVKKGLVYGATDEFGFQAVENKVHVHDLQATMLHLLGFDHEKLTYRFAGRDFRLTDVHGRVVPELVG; encoded by the coding sequence ATGAACACGTTCTCCCTGCCGCACATTGCCGGGTTGCCGGCGACGCGACGCGAGTTTCTGCAGCGATGCGGCGCCGGCATGGGTGCGCTGGGCCTGGCGGGGTTGCTGAGCGATGCGGGCGTGAAGCCAGCGAACGCGGCGCCGGTTTCGCCGATGATGCCTCATCAGCCCCACTTCGACGGCCGGGCGAAGCATGTGATCCACATTTTTCTCAACGGCGGCGCGTCGCACGTCGATACGTTCGACCCGAAGTCGTCGCTGACGAAGTACGCCGGGCAGAGCCTGCCGACCGAGAATCTGCGGACCGAGCGTAAGACGGGAGCCGCGTTTGCGTCGCCCTACAAGTTCCAGAAGTACGGCGAGAGCGGCATCGAGATCAGCGAGATTTTTGCGGATCTGGGGGATGTCGCGGACGAGCTGTGCGTGATTCGCTCGATGCACGCCGACGTGCCCAATCACGAACCGTCGCTGATGCTGATGAACTGCGGCGATGCGCGGCTGACGCGGCCGAGTTTCGGGAGCTGGGTGACGTACGGACTGGGGACCGAGAACCAGAATCTGCCGGGCTTCATCGCCATGTGCCCGAACGGGCTGCCGATCACCGGGGCGCAGAACTGGCGGTCGGCGTTCCTGCCCGGCGTGTTCCAGGGGACGTACATCGACTCGCGGCACACCGAGATCGAGAAGCTGATCGAGAACATCCGTAACGACGGCATGCCCCGTACCGAGCAGCGGCGGCAGATCGATCTGCTGCAGGAGCTGAATCGTCGGCACGCCGAGGCGCGGGCGAACGAAGGGCAGCTCGAATCCCGGATTCACTCGTTCGAGCTGGCTTACCGGATGCAGATGGAGGCGACGGACGCCTTCGACGTGACTCAGGAACCGAAGCACATTCTGGATGCGTATGGTCCGGGAGTGCAGGCCCGGCAGATCCTGGTGGCGCGGCGGCTGGTGGAACGGGGCGTCCGATTCGTGCAACTCTGGCACGGCGACGGGCAGCCGTGGGACAATCATGACGATATCGAAGTCAATCACCGCCGTCTGGCGGGACAGTGCAGCCAGGCGATTGCGGCACTGATCAAGGATCTCAAGCAGCGCGGTTTGTTGGACGAAACGCTGATTCTGGTGGGGGGCGAGTTCGGTCGAACGCCGACTGTGGAACTGCCGCAACCTGGGGCGAACGCCGGCAAGATCAACGGACGGGACCACAACCATCACGGTTTCACGGTGGTGATGGCGGGGGGGGGCGTGAAGAAGGGGCTCGTCTACGGCGCGACGGACGAGTTCGGATTTCAGGCGGTGGAAAACAAAGTCCACGTACATGATCTGCAGGCGACCATGCTGCACCTGCTGGGCTTCGATCACGAAAAGCTGACGTACCGGTTTGCGGGCCGGGACTTCCGGCTGACCGATGTGCATGGACGGGTCGTGCCCGAGCTTGTGGGATGA
- a CDS encoding endonuclease/exonuclease/phosphatase family protein, with protein sequence MRSKAARWLAVGLLVTLLLRLTIADRWPVASMLFYATPWPMITFGWFVVVGLSPRRSQARRWSALLSLACLAATLGSQWVWNGPAAARDEPGLEILFWNVARGQHGWNNLFDELRESKADVIALCESDSRLLSGEDWRATFPDRYLYRQPGGLMWISRRPAEVKPLPWAPGMIGGTELILSQEGQPVRLLLIDLAGAPYLSRKPGWTQLGKLLEERRDEPTVLVGDLNTPDDSVWTGLCRKWGRPAFRSHGRGYAPTWPLPCPVLALDQAWVTDRVEVQSCALGWSPLSDHRWIQLKIRPRTAPQQPD encoded by the coding sequence GTGAGGTCCAAGGCTGCGCGCTGGCTGGCTGTCGGACTGCTGGTGACGCTGCTGCTGCGGCTGACGATTGCAGACCGCTGGCCGGTGGCTTCGATGCTGTTCTATGCCACTCCGTGGCCGATGATCACGTTTGGCTGGTTTGTGGTCGTCGGGTTATCCCCCCGCCGGAGTCAGGCCCGCCGGTGGTCGGCTCTGCTGTCACTGGCGTGTCTGGCGGCGACGCTGGGGAGTCAATGGGTCTGGAACGGGCCTGCGGCGGCAAGAGATGAACCGGGACTTGAGATCCTGTTCTGGAATGTGGCGCGGGGCCAGCATGGGTGGAACAACCTCTTCGACGAACTGCGGGAGTCGAAGGCGGATGTGATCGCATTGTGCGAGTCCGACTCGCGGCTGCTCTCCGGCGAGGACTGGCGGGCGACGTTTCCCGACCGGTATCTCTATCGGCAGCCCGGGGGACTGATGTGGATCTCGCGACGCCCTGCCGAGGTGAAACCGCTGCCGTGGGCTCCGGGGATGATCGGGGGAACGGAGCTGATCCTGTCGCAGGAGGGTCAGCCGGTCCGACTGCTGCTGATCGATCTCGCCGGGGCGCCGTACCTTTCGCGCAAACCCGGCTGGACGCAGCTTGGGAAGCTCCTGGAGGAGCGTCGCGACGAGCCCACCGTTCTGGTCGGGGATCTCAATACGCCCGACGATTCGGTCTGGACCGGGCTGTGCCGCAAGTGGGGGCGTCCGGCATTCCGGAGCCACGGACGGGGCTACGCGCCGACCTGGCCCCTCCCCTGCCCCGTTCTGGCGCTGGACCAGGCCTGGGTTACGGATCGCGTCGAAGTCCAGAGCTGCGCACTAGGCTGGTCTCCGCTGAGCGATCATCGCTGGATCCAGCTCAAGATCCGCCCCAGGACGGCCCCTCAGCAGCCCGATTAG
- a CDS encoding GntR family transcriptional regulator encodes MQQTTQDRKSIRSTSLADFILHDLQTRLCSNEPLPVRLTLSALATHYGVSFTPVREAVDELVDRGYLVRSASGRLSLCADLPKPDDDEAASPPPQMVNWDAVLTRYALIESLRGVPVPLREEAISQQFGIGRTVLRQVFHRLAGAGLIDYLPRRGWRARPFRAQDLRAYLDVRVTLELKSLELAWPRLDDAKLTAMLAGNLPADGIKGPRLDNRLHQYFIQLADNRYISDFFAQYGGYYRALFDYVTLGEHVVREKADQHCEILRCVLARDLPGAQAALEYHIREQEPVVLRMMAKLEADGAPALD; translated from the coding sequence ATGCAACAGACCACCCAGGACCGAAAATCCATTCGGTCGACGAGCCTGGCCGATTTCATCCTTCATGACCTGCAAACCCGGCTCTGCAGCAACGAGCCTCTGCCGGTCCGGCTGACTCTGTCGGCCCTGGCCACCCACTACGGCGTCAGTTTTACGCCGGTCCGCGAAGCCGTCGACGAACTGGTCGACCGGGGTTACCTCGTCCGCTCGGCGTCCGGGCGGCTGAGTCTTTGCGCCGACCTGCCCAAGCCCGATGACGATGAAGCCGCCTCGCCGCCTCCGCAAATGGTCAACTGGGATGCCGTACTCACCCGCTATGCCCTGATTGAGAGCCTTCGCGGCGTGCCGGTTCCCCTTCGAGAAGAGGCGATTTCTCAACAGTTCGGCATCGGCCGGACTGTTCTGCGGCAGGTGTTTCATCGGCTGGCGGGCGCCGGCCTGATCGACTACCTGCCGCGCCGCGGCTGGCGCGCTCGCCCGTTCCGCGCTCAGGATCTTCGTGCCTATCTCGACGTCCGGGTGACGCTCGAGCTGAAGTCCCTGGAACTCGCCTGGCCACGACTCGACGATGCGAAACTAACCGCCATGCTCGCAGGGAATCTGCCCGCAGACGGCATCAAGGGACCCCGGCTCGACAATCGACTGCATCAGTACTTCATTCAGCTCGCCGACAATCGCTACATCAGCGATTTCTTCGCGCAGTACGGCGGCTATTACCGGGCTCTGTTCGATTACGTCACTCTCGGGGAGCATGTGGTCCGCGAAAAAGCGGATCAGCACTGCGAAATCCTCCGCTGCGTCCTCGCTCGCGATTTGCCGGGCGCTCAGGCGGCGCTGGAATACCACATCCGGGAGCAGGAACCGGTCGTCCTGCGCATGATGGCCAAGCTCGAAGCGGACGGCGCTCCCGCGCTGGACTGA
- a CDS encoding dihydrodipicolinate synthase family protein has translation MTVNWHGVYPAAITHFHDDDSLDIPSTLKHLDVMIEAGVHGLIMLGSVGENAVQEPSEKREVLRQVVRHVDGRVPVLSGVAENSTRMACRFADDAAKLGVDGLMVLPAMIYKAGGREAMAHFRAVARASELPIMIYNNPIAYHVDLTPDLLAEMADEPRFVAVKESSDNVRRITDLKNLLGDRYLLFSGVDDLVLESALLGAVGWVSGLVNAFPHENRLLWDLAMAGRWDEALQVYRWYTPLLHLDTDIKLVQYIKLAVQECGLGSERTRAPRLPLEGAERDRILGIIRHGIATRPKL, from the coding sequence ATGACTGTCAACTGGCATGGCGTCTATCCGGCGGCAATCACCCATTTTCATGACGATGACTCGCTGGACATTCCGTCGACGCTGAAACACCTGGATGTGATGATCGAGGCGGGCGTCCACGGGCTGATCATGCTGGGATCGGTCGGCGAAAACGCCGTTCAGGAACCTTCCGAAAAGCGGGAAGTGCTGCGTCAGGTTGTCCGCCACGTCGATGGGCGGGTGCCGGTTCTGTCGGGCGTTGCTGAAAATTCGACGCGGATGGCCTGCAGGTTTGCGGATGACGCCGCAAAACTGGGGGTCGACGGCCTGATGGTGCTCCCCGCGATGATCTACAAGGCGGGAGGGCGGGAAGCCATGGCGCACTTTCGCGCGGTGGCGCGGGCCAGCGAACTGCCAATCATGATCTACAACAATCCGATCGCGTACCACGTCGATCTGACGCCGGACCTGCTGGCCGAGATGGCCGATGAGCCGCGGTTCGTCGCCGTCAAAGAGTCTTCCGACAACGTCCGTCGGATCACGGATCTGAAGAACCTGCTCGGCGACCGCTACCTGCTGTTCAGCGGCGTGGATGACCTGGTGCTGGAGAGCGCCCTGCTGGGGGCGGTCGGCTGGGTGTCGGGGCTGGTCAACGCGTTCCCGCACGAGAACCGGCTGCTGTGGGATCTGGCGATGGCCGGTCGGTGGGACGAGGCCCTGCAGGTCTATCGCTGGTATACGCCGCTGCTGCATCTGGACACGGACATTAAGCTGGTGCAGTACATCAAGCTGGCGGTCCAGGAATGCGGCCTGGGGAGCGAACGCACGCGCGCCCCGCGGCTGCCATTGGAAGGGGCCGAGCGGGACCGAATTCTGGGGATCATCAGGCACGGAATTGCGACACGGCCCAAGCTGTAA